One genomic segment of Fusobacterium mortiferum ATCC 9817 includes these proteins:
- a CDS encoding type II secretion system protein: MRKNSGFSLLELIVTLGLFSIFSLLIFPLLKVSNTLNNSITKQSLFEKDSAKIISLIEKSIKDSNIIKGNYIGKEYVENGAIVLQYDKEIYLGLTENFFKNKTSKGNTLFLEYPVSDGKNIFYSFIIFRFYYGELQVIECKKINNEVYVENKNTILENIYGYFEKIENGIIIEMEILDSDFLKARSLKGYANFKKEIEK; encoded by the coding sequence ATGAGAAAAAATTCTGGATTTTCTCTTTTAGAATTAATAGTAACTTTAGGACTTTTTTCTATCTTTTCTCTACTTATTTTTCCACTATTAAAAGTTTCTAATACTCTTAATAATTCTATTACTAAGCAAAGCCTTTTTGAAAAAGACTCAGCTAAGATTATATCATTAATAGAAAAAAGTATAAAAGATAGCAATATAATCAAGGGGAATTATATTGGAAAAGAGTATGTAGAAAATGGAGCTATAGTTTTACAATATGATAAGGAAATCTATCTTGGACTAACTGAAAATTTTTTTAAAAATAAAACCTCAAAAGGAAATACACTTTTTTTAGAATATCCTGTAAGTGATGGAAAAAATATTTTTTATTCCTTTATTATTTTTAGATTTTACTATGGAGAATTACAAGTGATTGAGTGTAAAAAAATCAATAATGAAGTCTATGTTGAAAATAAAAATACTATTCTTGAAAATATATATGGATATTTTGAAAAAATAGAAAACGGAATTATTATAGAGATGGAAATTTTAGATAGTGATTTTTTAAAAGCTAGGAGTTTAAAAGGGTATGCAAACTTTAAAAAAGAGATTGAAAAATAG
- a CDS encoding prepilin peptidase: protein MDRILIIIILSIIMWIDIKKLYIPNFLNLLLLIIAIYLKKFDYEIIENSIIGMGIYTLPLLFLYGYLSDILNKEVFGFGDIKLLMTLGYILGYSNFFDIYLFYLISFISASFIGIILLIRKTKRKEIPFSPFLIIGFLFLWLR from the coding sequence ATGGATAGAATATTAATTATAATTATACTTTCTATTATTATGTGGATAGATATAAAAAAACTGTATATTCCTAATTTTTTAAATCTTCTACTACTTATCATTGCTATATATTTAAAAAAATTCGATTATGAAATTATAGAAAATAGTATTATTGGTATGGGTATCTATACTCTTCCACTACTTTTTCTCTATGGTTATCTCTCAGACATATTAAATAAAGAGGTTTTTGGATTTGGAGATATAAAATTATTAATGACATTAGGATATATCTTAGGTTATAGTAACTTTTTTGATATATACCTATTCTATCTTATATCATTTATTTCAGCTTCTTTTATAGGAATTATACTATTAATAAGAAAAACAAAAAGAAAAGAGATTCCATTTTCTCCATTTTTGATAATTGGATTTCTTTTTTTATGGCTGAGGTAA
- a CDS encoding type II secretion system protein, whose translation MKNKGFSLIEVTVAIALIGIMAGIGVPKLRRQMALGRDTKAIATLGTLRTASELYFIENSKPLSETPTSEESENITTALKKLEPYLDEKTFKEIEDGELEIGGSRAKKVDIDEADENITYGGTISLTFKNPDINKSTGSDGVYIWFKPSEGKEYNTKGNKWIEY comes from the coding sequence ATGAAAAACAAAGGTTTTAGTTTAATTGAGGTTACAGTTGCTATTGCTCTTATTGGAATTATGGCAGGTATTGGTGTCCCAAAACTTCGTAGACAGATGGCTTTAGGAAGAGATACTAAAGCTATTGCTACTTTAGGAACATTACGAACAGCAAGTGAATTATATTTTATTGAAAATAGTAAACCTCTTTCTGAAACTCCAACTTCTGAAGAGAGTGAAAATATTACTACTGCTCTTAAAAAATTAGAACCTTATTTAGATGAAAAAACTTTTAAAGAGATAGAAGATGGAGAGTTGGAAATAGGTGGAAGCAGAGCTAAAAAAGTTGATATTGATGAAGCAGATGAAAATATTACTTATGGTGGTACTATCTCTCTTACTTTTAAAAATCCAGATATAAATAAATCTACTGGTAGTGATGGTGTATATATTTGGTTTAAACCTAGTGAAGGAAAAGAGTATAATACAAAGGGAAACAAATGGATAGAATATTAA
- a CDS encoding type II secretion system F family protein yields MKTYFFKAYNIDRKKVSSTLEFNSAKEFHRYLNKNRLTLISYKIITPKYKITQENILIFTQNLKTLLDSGLTISLVLDILSTQEKDIQFSKVIKNIRDKILNGNSIYSAFYDYNTIFGDTYLNLLLAGEESGELVENLDKICEIISLKEKIKKNIKEALFYPAIVFVFTIFLLIFMLTFVFPNFISLFQDTNTTLPLLTKIIIFLSQNIFYILLILSILILFFIKILKKLPLEKYQSFIFTLPFYGKIVKKNLIISLCQNFSIMNKAGINIIDILETLKKATPYIFLQKELQKIQLKIKIGNTIEEAFLSTNLFSSTEIKTISIGEKTGRLSEAFSSISFILQKDLESYLFKLTTLLQPFLLLILGIIIGIIVLAIYLPIFNITDLII; encoded by the coding sequence ATGAAAACTTACTTTTTTAAAGCATATAATATAGATAGAAAAAAAGTTTCATCTACTTTAGAATTTAATTCTGCAAAAGAGTTTCATAGATATCTCAATAAAAATAGATTGACTCTTATATCTTATAAGATAATTACACCTAAATATAAAATTACTCAAGAAAATATCCTAATATTTACACAAAATTTAAAAACTCTTTTAGATAGTGGGCTTACAATATCCTTGGTTTTAGATATCCTTAGTACTCAAGAAAAAGATATACAGTTTTCTAAAGTTATAAAAAATATACGAGATAAAATATTAAATGGAAATAGTATCTATTCTGCTTTTTATGACTATAATACTATATTTGGGGATACATATTTAAATTTACTTTTAGCAGGAGAAGAGTCTGGAGAGCTTGTGGAAAATCTTGATAAAATTTGTGAAATTATATCTCTTAAAGAAAAAATTAAAAAAAATATTAAGGAAGCTCTTTTTTATCCTGCTATAGTTTTTGTATTTACTATTTTTTTACTTATATTTATGCTTACATTTGTGTTTCCTAATTTTATTTCCTTATTTCAAGATACAAATACAACTTTACCTTTACTTACAAAAATTATTATATTTTTAAGTCAAAACATATTCTATATTCTACTTATCCTTAGCATACTTATCTTATTTTTTATAAAAATATTAAAAAAATTACCTTTGGAAAAATATCAAAGTTTTATATTCACTCTACCTTTTTATGGAAAAATAGTAAAGAAAAATTTAATTATATCTCTTTGTCAAAATTTTTCTATAATGAATAAAGCTGGAATAAATATTATTGATATTTTAGAAACTTTAAAAAAAGCAACTCCATATATTTTTTTACAAAAAGAGTTACAAAAAATTCAGCTTAAAATAAAAATAGGAAATACTATTGAAGAAGCTTTCTTGTCTACTAATCTTTTTTCTTCTACTGAAATAAAAACTATCTCTATTGGAGAAAAGACAGGAAGATTAAGTGAAGCTTTTTCCTCTATATCTTTTATTCTACAAAAAGATTTAGAATCCTATCTCTTTAAACTTACAACACTTTTACAGCCATTTTTACTTCTAATCTTAGGAATAATTATAGGTATCATAGTTTTAGCTATCTATCTACCTATATTTAACATTACAGATCTCATAATTTAA
- a CDS encoding GspE/PulE family protein, whose protein sequence is MKNNSEKIREIFKELNSNTKKSKNTTELKIDSSLETNNPIVVKGLSAIILLGVEKRASDIHIEPLKNRTRIRYRIDGLLYEEMGFDISLHSSIISRLKIISNLNITEKKLPQDGKFRMKIDEKTIDFRVSIVPLITGEKGVIRILDSESYNFNLENIGLSLEYYNKISNLINKKNGIILACGPTGSGKSSLIYSILKKLNNGVVNISTVEDPVEYEIEGINQVQYNQEIGRDFSTILKAYLRQDPDILMIGEIRDYETAEIGVKSALTGHLVLSTLHTYDSLSGIFRLLNIGIERYMISASVIGIIAQRLVRRLCPHCLTIDNNSLGKLSLLQIDLNSFKGKTFYTNTGCEYCNYTGYKGRIAIFELLIIDEDIKAYIEKGVSIQELQNLIKSKNVKTLIEDGIEKALNKITSLDEIIRQC, encoded by the coding sequence ATAAAGAATAATTCAGAAAAAATTAGAGAGATATTTAAAGAGTTAAATTCTAATACTAAGAAATCTAAAAATACTACTGAATTAAAAATTGATTCCTCCCTTGAAACTAATAATCCAATTGTTGTAAAAGGTCTCAGTGCTATTATACTATTAGGTGTTGAGAAAAGAGCTAGTGACATACATATAGAACCTCTAAAAAACAGAACTAGAATTCGTTATCGAATAGATGGATTACTTTATGAAGAGATGGGTTTTGATATTTCTCTTCATTCCTCTATTATATCTAGATTAAAAATTATTTCAAATCTTAATATCACTGAGAAAAAACTTCCTCAAGATGGAAAATTTAGAATGAAAATAGATGAAAAAACTATTGATTTCCGCGTATCTATTGTCCCACTTATTACAGGTGAAAAGGGAGTAATTAGAATTTTAGATAGTGAAAGTTATAATTTTAATTTAGAAAATATTGGACTTAGTTTAGAATATTATAATAAAATCTCTAATCTTATCAATAAAAAGAATGGAATAATTTTAGCTTGTGGTCCCACTGGTTCAGGTAAAAGTAGTCTTATCTATTCCATTCTAAAAAAATTAAATAATGGAGTAGTAAATATTTCAACTGTTGAAGACCCAGTAGAGTATGAAATAGAAGGAATAAATCAAGTACAATACAATCAAGAGATAGGAAGAGATTTTTCTACAATTTTAAAAGCTTATCTTAGACAAGACCCCGATATCTTAATGATAGGAGAAATTCGTGATTATGAAACAGCAGAAATTGGAGTAAAATCAGCTCTCACTGGACATTTAGTACTATCTACCTTACATACATATGACTCTCTCAGTGGAATTTTTAGATTACTCAATATTGGAATTGAAAGATATATGATTTCTGCTTCTGTTATTGGAATAATTGCTCAACGTTTAGTAAGGAGACTGTGTCCTCACTGTTTAACTATTGATAATAACTCTCTTGGAAAATTATCTCTTTTACAAATAGATTTAAACTCTTTTAAAGGAAAAACTTTTTATACTAATACTGGTTGTGAATATTGTAATTATACTGGTTATAAAGGGAGAATAGCTATATTTGAATTACTTATAATAGATGAAGATATAAAAGCTTATATCGAAAAAGGAGTATCTATTCAAGAGTTACAAAATCTAATAAAAAGTAAAAATGTAAAAACTCTAATTGAAGATGGAATTGAAAAAGCTCTAAATAAAATAACCTCATTAGATGAGATTATACGGCAGTGTTAA
- the smpB gene encoding SsrA-binding protein SmpB, with amino-acid sequence MVLAGNKKAYFDYFIEDKFEAGIELVGSEVKSAKAGKVSIKESFIRIINGEVFIMGMSIVPWSFGSVYNPEERRVRKLLLHKKEIRKLHEKVTQKGYTIVPLDIHLSKGYVKVSIALARGKKTYDKRESIAKRDAQRDIQRMTKIR; translated from the coding sequence ATGGTTTTAGCAGGGAATAAAAAAGCCTATTTTGATTATTTTATAGAAGATAAATTTGAAGCAGGAATAGAGTTAGTTGGAAGCGAAGTAAAATCAGCTAAAGCTGGAAAAGTAAGTATAAAAGAATCTTTTATTAGAATTATAAATGGAGAAGTATTTATAATGGGAATGTCTATTGTTCCTTGGAGTTTTGGGAGTGTATACAATCCAGAGGAGAGAAGAGTTAGAAAATTATTATTACATAAAAAAGAGATTAGAAAACTTCATGAGAAAGTTACTCAAAAGGGGTATACAATAGTTCCATTAGATATACATCTTTCAAAGGGATATGTTAAAGTATCTATTGCTCTAGCTAGAGGTAAGAAGACTTATGATAAAAGAGAAAGTATTGCTAAAAGAGATGCACAAAGAGATATTCAAAGAATGACAAAAATTAGATAG
- the ychF gene encoding redox-regulated ATPase YchF gives MIGIGIVGLPNVGKSTLFNAITKAGAAEAANYPFCTIEPNVGMVTVPDSRLDELSKIINPQRVVQATVEFVDIAGLVKGAAKGEGLGNKFLSNIRTTAAICQVVRCFEDDNVIHVSGSVDPIRDIEVINTELIFADMETVDKAIEKHKKLAMNKNKESMALMPVLEKCKTHLENFQLLKTLSMNDEELELVRTYQLLTLKPMIFAANVSEDDLATGNEYVEKVREYAKELGSEVVIVSAKVEAELQEMDDEESKKEYLEALGVEEAGLNRLIRAGYKLLGLQTYFTAGVKEVRAWTIKIGDTAPKAAGEIHTDFEKGFIRAKVVSFDDFIKYSGWKGAQEAGVLRLEGKEYIVQDGDLMEFLFNV, from the coding sequence ATGATTGGAATAGGAATAGTAGGACTTCCAAATGTAGGTAAATCAACACTTTTTAATGCTATAACAAAAGCTGGAGCAGCAGAAGCAGCAAACTATCCATTTTGTACAATAGAACCAAATGTAGGGATGGTAACTGTACCAGATTCAAGGTTAGATGAATTATCAAAGATAATCAATCCACAAAGGGTAGTTCAAGCAACAGTGGAGTTTGTGGATATAGCTGGGCTTGTAAAGGGAGCAGCAAAAGGAGAGGGACTTGGAAATAAGTTCTTATCAAATATTAGAACAACAGCAGCTATTTGTCAAGTTGTAAGATGCTTTGAAGATGATAATGTAATCCATGTAAGTGGCTCAGTAGATCCTATAAGAGATATAGAAGTAATTAATACAGAGTTAATTTTTGCTGATATGGAAACTGTAGATAAAGCTATAGAGAAACATAAAAAATTAGCTATGAACAAAAATAAAGAGTCTATGGCTCTTATGCCAGTTTTAGAAAAGTGTAAGACTCACTTAGAAAATTTTCAGCTTTTAAAAACATTGTCAATGAATGACGAAGAATTAGAACTAGTTAGAACTTATCAACTATTAACTTTAAAACCTATGATATTTGCAGCTAATGTATCTGAAGATGATTTAGCAACAGGTAATGAATATGTAGAAAAAGTTAGAGAATATGCAAAAGAGTTAGGGTCAGAAGTTGTAATAGTATCTGCTAAAGTTGAGGCAGAATTACAAGAGATGGATGATGAAGAGAGTAAAAAAGAGTATCTAGAAGCTTTAGGGGTAGAGGAAGCTGGGCTTAATAGACTTATTAGAGCAGGATATAAGTTATTAGGACTTCAAACATATTTTACTGCTGGTGTAAAAGAGGTAAGAGCTTGGACAATAAAAATAGGAGATACAGCACCAAAAGCAGCGGGGGAGATACATACAGATTTTGAAAAAGGCTTTATTAGAGCAAAAGTGGTATCTTTTGATGACTTTATAAAATATTCTGGATGGAAAGGAGCACAAGAAGCTGGTGTTCTTAGACTAGAAGGAAAAGAGTATATAGTACAAGATGGAGATTTAATGGAATTTTTATTTAATGTATAG
- a CDS encoding YceD family protein, whose translation MKLEIKDFPNQILKFDFYIENIEDIELIEKVHVVGTAVNNNGKVEISGHYSTILRVQCVRCLKEFNLKLENDFMGTFLDENQYIQYLKSLSTECEIDKNEIYDPIENGIIDLESLVREYILLDMPPYPQCEPSCEDDSEIEKHSNDGIDPRWQQLLQIKN comes from the coding sequence TTGAAATTAGAGATTAAAGATTTTCCAAACCAGATTTTAAAGTTTGATTTCTATATAGAAAATATAGAAGATATTGAACTTATAGAAAAAGTACATGTTGTTGGAACAGCTGTAAATAACAATGGAAAAGTTGAAATAAGTGGACATTACTCAACAATACTAAGAGTACAATGTGTAAGATGTTTAAAAGAGTTTAATTTAAAACTAGAAAATGATTTTATGGGAACATTCTTAGATGAAAATCAATATATACAGTATTTAAAGAGCTTAAGTACTGAGTGTGAAATTGATAAAAATGAAATTTATGACCCAATAGAAAATGGAATAATAGATTTAGAAAGCTTAGTAAGAGAGTATATATTATTAGATATGCCACCATATCCACAATGTGAACCTAGTTGTGAAGATGATTCAGAAATAGAGAAACATAGTAATGATGGGATAGATCCACGATGGCAACAATTATTACAGATAAAAAATTAA
- the rpmF gene encoding 50S ribosomal protein L32, producing the protein MAVPKKKTSKAKKNMRRSHHALTGTGLTTCEKCGAPRRPHRVCLSCGDYNGKQVLAGQAE; encoded by the coding sequence ATGGCAGTACCTAAGAAGAAAACATCTAAAGCTAAGAAAAACATGAGAAGATCTCATCATGCTTTAACTGGAACTGGATTAACAACTTGTGAAAAATGTGGAGCTCCAAGAAGACCACACAGAGTATGTCTTTCATGTGGAGATTACAATGGTAAACAAGTTCTAGCAGGACAAGCTGAGTAA
- the plsX gene encoding phosphate acyltransferase PlsX yields the protein MKIALDAMGGDKAPFETIKGAMKALEEIESLHLVLVGKKEIIEEELKKYKYDSTKIEIVDAREVIEMTDDPVTAVKSKKDSSMNRTLELVKEGVVDASVSAGNTGALITASQLKLKRIKGVLRPAIATMFPNKKGKMLMLDVGATADCKPEFLNQYAIMGSKYLEILLGMKNPTVGLLNIGTEEGKGNEVTREAYNLLRENKSINFAGNVESTEVMNGKIDVVVTDGFTGNMVLKTAEGIAKFVVSSLKEEINKSFIYKLGALLLKPAMKHIMKRMDSSEYGGAMFLGLNGLSIKAHGNSDSNGIKNAIKVANKFAEMKFVEELKNVIDMENSENKTLD from the coding sequence ATGAAAATAGCGTTGGATGCTATGGGTGGAGATAAGGCACCTTTTGAAACGATAAAAGGGGCTATGAAGGCATTAGAAGAAATAGAGTCTTTACACCTTGTACTTGTTGGAAAAAAAGAGATAATAGAAGAAGAGTTAAAAAAATACAAATATGATAGTACAAAAATAGAGATAGTTGATGCTAGAGAAGTAATAGAAATGACAGATGACCCTGTTACAGCTGTAAAGAGTAAAAAAGATTCATCTATGAATAGAACTTTGGAACTAGTAAAAGAAGGAGTAGTAGATGCTTCTGTATCAGCAGGAAATACTGGAGCTTTAATTACAGCGAGTCAACTTAAATTAAAAAGAATAAAAGGAGTACTTAGACCAGCTATTGCAACAATGTTTCCTAATAAAAAAGGTAAGATGTTAATGCTAGATGTAGGAGCTACCGCTGATTGTAAACCAGAGTTTTTAAATCAATATGCTATAATGGGCTCAAAATATTTGGAAATATTATTAGGAATGAAAAATCCTACAGTAGGCTTACTTAATATAGGAACTGAAGAAGGAAAAGGGAATGAAGTTACAAGAGAAGCATATAATCTTTTAAGAGAGAATAAAAGCATAAATTTTGCTGGAAATGTAGAGAGTACAGAAGTAATGAATGGAAAAATAGATGTAGTAGTTACTGATGGATTTACAGGAAATATGGTTCTAAAAACAGCTGAAGGAATAGCGAAGTTTGTAGTTTCATCTTTAAAAGAAGAGATAAATAAATCTTTTATATATAAATTAGGAGCATTATTATTAAAGCCAGCTATGAAACATATAATGAAAAGAATGGATTCCTCAGAATATGGAGGAGCAATGTTCTTAGGATTAAATGGACTTTCTATAAAAGCACATGGAAATTCAGATTCAAATGGTATAAAAAATGCTATTAAAGTAGCTAATAAATTTGCTGAAATGAAATTTGTAGAAGAGTTGAAAAATGTTATAGATATGGAAAATAGTGAAAATAAAACCTTAGATTAG
- a CDS encoding beta-ketoacyl-ACP synthase III, producing MEFKSVGIKGLGYYVPEKVMTNFDFEKIIDTSDEWIRTRTGIEERRFAAPEQATSDLCVEAAKKAIAASGIAKEDIDMILVATCSPDYLVQATACLVQNKLEIKNVPACDLNAACSGFIYGLTVAGGLIRGGIYKNILVIGAETLSRIIDMQDRNTCILFGDGAAAAVVGEVEEGFGMLSTYLGAEGEDEDILRTPAGGTKKPNTAETIVNRENFVKMKGQDVFKFAVHALPSATNKALKIANVKSEDLHMIFPHQANVRIIESAAKRIHVPLEKFYMNLQRFGNTSSASVGLALGEALEKGMVKKGDMIALTGFGAGLTYGSIIMKWAY from the coding sequence ATGGAATTTAAAAGTGTAGGTATCAAAGGATTAGGGTATTATGTACCAGAAAAGGTAATGACTAACTTTGATTTCGAAAAAATAATAGATACAAGTGATGAGTGGATAAGAACAAGAACAGGAATAGAAGAAAGAAGATTTGCTGCTCCTGAACAAGCTACTTCAGATTTATGTGTAGAAGCAGCTAAAAAAGCAATAGCAGCTTCAGGAATAGCAAAAGAGGATATAGATATGATATTAGTGGCTACTTGCAGTCCAGACTACCTAGTTCAAGCTACAGCTTGTCTTGTTCAAAATAAATTAGAGATAAAAAATGTGCCAGCTTGTGATTTAAATGCTGCATGTAGTGGATTTATATATGGACTTACAGTTGCTGGAGGATTAATAAGAGGTGGAATTTATAAAAATATTCTTGTAATAGGGGCAGAAACTCTTTCAAGAATAATTGATATGCAAGATAGAAATACTTGTATATTATTTGGAGATGGAGCAGCAGCAGCAGTAGTAGGAGAGGTAGAAGAAGGATTTGGAATGTTATCTACTTATCTAGGAGCTGAGGGAGAAGATGAGGATATTTTAAGAACACCAGCTGGAGGAACTAAAAAGCCAAATACTGCAGAAACAATAGTAAATAGAGAAAATTTTGTAAAAATGAAAGGGCAAGATGTATTTAAATTTGCTGTTCATGCTTTACCAAGTGCAACAAATAAAGCTTTGAAAATAGCTAATGTAAAATCAGAAGATTTACATATGATATTTCCGCATCAAGCAAATGTAAGAATTATTGAATCAGCAGCTAAAAGAATTCATGTACCTCTAGAAAAGTTCTATATGAATTTACAAAGATTTGGAAATACTTCTTCAGCTTCAGTAGGATTGGCTTTAGGTGAGGCATTAGAAAAAGGAATGGTAAAAAAAGGTGATATGATTGCACTTACAGGATTTGGTGCAGGACTTACTTATGGTTCAATAATAATGAAGTGGGCATACTAA
- the fabD gene encoding ACP S-malonyltransferase codes for MSKIAFVFPGQGTQYVGMGKELYENNELARQEFDNLFSKLDFDLKTVMFEGPEEVLKETKNTQPAIVSMSLILKKLLEAKGVKADYVAGHSVGEYAAFGAAGYLLIEDTVKLTSARGKFMNEVAEKVNGGMAAIIGLDSDKIIEELKKVDGVVEAVNFNEPKQTVIAGEKDAIAKACEVLKEAGARRAMPLAVSGPFHSSLMKEAGEKLKEEAEKYNFTMTDIKLVANTTANILTSVDEVKDEIYRQSFGPVKWVDTIKKLKSEGVTTIYEIGPGKVLAGLIKKIDKEIEVKNIEKLEDLSNI; via the coding sequence ATGTCTAAAATAGCTTTCGTATTTCCAGGACAAGGAACACAATATGTTGGAATGGGAAAAGAATTATATGAAAATAATGAATTAGCTAGACAAGAGTTTGACAACCTATTTTCAAAGTTAGATTTTGATTTAAAAACAGTTATGTTTGAGGGACCAGAAGAGGTATTAAAAGAAACAAAAAATACTCAACCAGCAATTGTATCAATGAGTTTAATATTAAAAAAATTATTAGAAGCTAAAGGAGTAAAAGCTGACTATGTAGCTGGGCACTCTGTAGGAGAGTATGCTGCTTTTGGAGCTGCAGGGTATCTTTTAATAGAGGATACAGTAAAACTTACTTCTGCTAGAGGAAAGTTTATGAATGAAGTAGCTGAAAAAGTAAATGGTGGAATGGCAGCTATAATCGGATTAGATTCAGATAAGATAATTGAAGAGTTAAAAAAGGTAGATGGAGTAGTAGAGGCTGTAAACTTCAATGAACCTAAGCAAACAGTAATAGCAGGAGAAAAAGATGCTATAGCAAAAGCTTGTGAAGTTTTAAAAGAAGCAGGAGCAAGAAGGGCTATGCCATTAGCAGTATCAGGTCCTTTCCATTCATCTCTTATGAAGGAAGCAGGAGAAAAATTAAAAGAGGAAGCTGAGAAGTATAATTTTACTATGACTGATATAAAGTTAGTAGCAAATACTACAGCTAATATCTTAACTTCTGTAGATGAGGTAAAAGATGAAATATATAGACAAAGTTTTGGACCTGTAAAATGGGTAGATACTATAAAAAAATTAAAATCTGAAGGGGTAACAACTATTTATGAAATAGGACCTGGAAAGGTTTTAGCAGGACTTATTAAAAAGATTGACAAAGAAATTGAGGTAAAAAATATAGAAAAACTTGAAGATTTGTCAAATATATAG
- the acpP gene encoding acyl carrier protein, which translates to MLDKIREIVVEQLGVDAEQVVPEANFVEDLGADSLDTVELIMAFEEEFDVEIPDTDAEKIKTVQDVIDYIESK; encoded by the coding sequence ATGTTAGATAAAATAAGAGAGATAGTAGTTGAGCAATTAGGAGTAGACGCTGAACAAGTAGTACCTGAGGCAAACTTTGTAGAGGATTTAGGAGCAGACTCATTAGATACAGTTGAGTTAATAATGGCTTTCGAAGAAGAGTTTGATGTAGAAATCCCTGATACAGATGCTGAAAAAATAAAAACAGTTCAAGACGTTATTGATTATATCGAATCTAAATAA